From Argopecten irradians isolate NY chromosome 12, Ai_NY, whole genome shotgun sequence, one genomic window encodes:
- the LOC138336088 gene encoding leucine-rich repeat neuronal protein 1-like — MWSRQQGCSLCDIKWLYVVMVVLPQCCPNKPQDADWNPPFCPKQCTCSLSRYEPPSQGKLLRTINCSEVGVGAVPKNLPNQVEVINLKGNRIKYLKIRDSLNYLKHFDVSSNRISKIDSRLQKLTHLKSLNLQNNSLSYLPNGQFSGLKYLAYLDLSNNVLHSIEKHSFGGLNYLQRLNLEGNKLSFLEREWFLSMPSLRWLYLSRNILRNIEPNMFETLSNLAELRLDHNNIFNIGEDAFHGMTELSTLDLSFNKLTRVPECKVLSLISLQCLYLDGNPIYRISRGAFKNLNVSLIRARYMPNLNVIERQAFKNLLQLQILELHDNPTLIFVDPDAFSNVPRLKSLYLHNNRLLAVPRAIRTGLPSLEKIHIYNNNLRCDCNAYWIRQELVREDQQPNYTSVMYDESVLSCDSPPNLSGRLLKMLPKQAINQTCAPSALPLFGTSYNISVGEELRLECHALGVPQPQIKWRLPNGTMLSGSVRSGRVQVLANSTLIVRHLRPSDSGTYLCKAINQKGFDISSTLVKVSNKPIRIIPSSIAGDYVTIMWNGTTYRSMISDYQIHYRVPSSSIQYSTIHLGQYATRYTFTNLKPLTMYEFCIVYVYDTEQYTVDCVNVTTTQPVELPVGITRIDKRIIIGSCAAILLAIALGCVIAVARRFRRHKEYLEPSSHEKSETMAHIPLDNFYNPPTTPLCSSRTSLISAQD; from the coding sequence ATGTGGAGCAGACAACAAGGCTGCAGCTTGTGTGATATAAAGTGGCTGTACGTGGTGATGGTGGTGCTACCACAGTGTTGTCCTAACAAACCACAGGACGCCGACTGGAATCCACCATTCTGTCCTAAGCAGTGTACTTGTAGCCTAAGCCGGTATGAGCCCCCATCACAGGGTAAACTCCTCAGGACTATAAACTGCTCGGAGGTGGGGGTTGGGGCTGTCCCCAAGAATCTTCCAAACCAAGTGGAGGTCATCAATCTCAAAGGCAACAGaatcaaatatctcaaaataaGGGATTCTCTAAACTATCTCAAACACTTTGATGTATCCTCCAACAGGATCTCCAAGATAGACAGCAGACTACAAAAGCTTACCCACTTAAAGTCACTAAATCTCCAAAACAACAGTTTGTCTTATTTACCGAATGGACAGTTCAGTGGTCTCAAATACCTGGCCTATCTTGACTTGTCCAATAATGTGTTACATTCCATAGAGAAGCACTCCTTTGGAGGGTTAAATTACCTGCAGCGGCTCAATCTGGAGGGAAATAAGCTGTCGTTTCTGGAGCGGGAGTGGTTCCTAAGTATGCCCTCTCTCAGGTGGTTGTACCTCTCAAGGAACATCCTACGAAATATAGAGCCAAATATGTTTGAGACTTTGTCAAATCTAGCCGAGCTTCGGCTTGATCAtaataatatattcaatatcGGTGAAGATGCATTCCATGGCATGACAGAGTTATCAACACTAGATTTGTCCTTTAACAAGTTAACCCGGGTTCCTGAGTGTAAAGTTCTATCTCTAATAAGTCTACAGTGCCTGTATTTAGATGGAAACCCAATATATAGAATTAGCCGAGGTGCATTCAAAAACCTAAATGTTTCCCTCATACGGGCACGCTACATGCCAAATTTGAATGTTATTGAAAGGCAAGCATTTAAAAATCTTCTACAGCTTCAAATTTTGGAGCTTCATGATAACCCGACGCTCATTTTTGTTGATCCTGATGCTTTTAGTAATGTTCCGCGTCTCAAGAGTTTATATCTACACAACAACCGATTGTTGGCAGTACCTCGTGCTATTAGAACAGGACTTCCATCACTGGAaaaaattcatatttacaataacAATCTAAGATGTGACTGTAATGCCTACTGGATAAGGCAGGAGTTAGTGAGAGAGGACCAGCAACCAAACTATACATCAGTTATGTACGATGAATCTGTTTTAAGTTGTGATTCACCACCGAATTTATCAGGTAGGCTGTTAAAGATGCTTCCAAAGCAAGCAATAAACCAGACGTGTGCTCCTTCTGCTTTGCCTCTGTTTGGGACCAGTTATAACATCAGTGTAGGGGAGGAGCTCAGACTGGAATGCCACGCCCTAGGTGTCCCTCAACCCCAAATTAAGTGGCGACTTCCTAATGGTACAATGTTGTCGGGGTCAGTAAGGTCAGGCCGGGTTCAGGTGTTAGCCAACAGTACACTGATAGTGCGCCACCTGAGGCCGTCGGACAGTGGCACCTACCTATGTAAGGCCATCAACCAGAAAGGGTTCGACATTAGCTCGACCTTGGTCAAGGTCAGCAACAAACCAATCAGAATCATTCCCTCCAGTATAGCTGGAGACTATGTAACGATCATGTGGAACGGAACAACATACCGCTCAATGATATCTGACTACCAAATCCATTATCGTGTCCCTTCCTCTAGCATACAGTACAGTACTATCCACCTCGGCCAGTATGCTACCCGATATACATTCACCAACCTAAAACCCCTGACCATGTATGagttttgtattgtgtatgtgtATGATACGGAACAGTACACAGTAGACTGTGTCAATGTGACCACCACACAGCCGGTCGAGTTACCGGTAGGAATCACAAGAATAGACAAACGTATTATCATTGGCTCGTGTGCAGCAATCCTGCTGGCTATCGCCTTGGGATGTGTTATCGCTGTTGCTCGGCGTTTCCGGAGACACAAGGAATACCTGGAACCTTCTAGTCATGAGAAAAGTGAAACCATGGCACATATTCCATTAGATAATTTTTACAACCCCCCTACAACACCACTGTGTTCTTCCCGAACTTCCTTAATCAGTGCTCAAGATTAA